A region of the Pricia mediterranea genome:
CGGTCATCCATGCCCTTGCTGGCCGGTTTACGGATGATGACATTGCCCACGGCATCCTTTATGGTCTCCAAATTGAGGGATTCCCCGAAATCCATCATAAATTGAATGACCTTTTCCTCTTTTTTAGAGGGTCTGGGTACCGCGTTCAGATCGGCAAATTTGTTCCAGATTGCCTGGGGCTCTAGTTTTCGTATCGCTTCGCTCATAGGGATTGTGTTTTCGCCAAAAGTACGGAGTCAAAAATTGATTCGGAACATAATTGTTTAAATTTGATGATTCAATCCGCCAAAAATGTAAGTCTTATCGCATTGAACGACAGATTAAGGAACGGTATCGCCTTGGGCCTGCTACCGCAATTGCTTTTTGTTTTTTGGCTCAGCGGCCGGCCCGATCTGGTTGAAACCTACTACAGCAATGGGGTGTATCCTGTAGTCAGTAGGTTTTTCAGGATACTGTTCGGATGGATTCCCTTTTCGGTCGGTGAAATCCTCTACACCCTATTGATCGCATTGGCCCTCGGTTACCTGTTCGGAAACCGTACAAGAATCAAAAATCGCCCATTGTCTTTCCTTCGCAATCTGGTGCTCGTGTTTTCCGTGTTCTACTTTACCTTCCATCTGGGATGGGCACTGAATTACCATCGGATGCCGCTAGCTGATCGGTTGGGTATCCGCGACAGCGTGACCCCTGACGAGGTAATCGACCTGACCCAGCGGCTCATTACAAAAACCAATCGTCTGCAATTTGAAATTACGGGAGATAGTGCCCAAAGGGTGGATATGCCGTTCGACCGAGATGCTATTTTAGACCAGACCGTAGCAGGCTACGGCCGGGTTCAAGGTGAGCTGCCTTTTCTGGCCTACCCGAACCCGAGCCTAAAAAAAGCGACCCTTGGCGCCTTGGCCAGCTATATGGGCATCGGTGGGTACTTCAACCCCTTCACCAACGAGGCCCAGGTCAACGGGCGGACCCCCCTTTTCCGGCTTCCGGTAGTGACCGCCCATGAAATTGGACATCAAGTGGGCTACGCCAAGGAAAACGAAACGAATTTCATAGGCTATCTGGTCACCATGAAGAATGAGGATGTCCATTTTCAATATTCTGCCTCGGCCTATGCCCTGAGCCATTGTCTGAGTGCCGTACGCCGTACCGATGCCCAGAAATTCGAAAAGCTGTTCGCCAAAGTGAACGTGGGCGTACAGGAAAATTATAAAGAACTGTACGAGTTCAACCTGAAATACGCCAATCCCTTTGAGCCCGTCTTTAAATCCGTTTTCAGCACCTTTTTAAAGGCCAACCGCCAAAAAGACGGTATCAAGAGCTACAGCAAGATTGTCGAACTGATGGTCGGGTATCATGAAAAATTTCCTATTTTTATCCTCGACGAAAACGACAGCTACAAATGATCAAACTACGATTGCTGGTACTCGCGCTTTTGGGGTGCGTTACCTTTTCTTCAGCGCAGGAATATTTTCCGAAAAACGATGCCGTCAAGGCCGAGAACAATAACTACACCGCCCTTACCAACGCTAAAATTTACGTGACGCCCACCGAGGTGGTCGATGGCGGCACGCTCCTGTTTCGCAAGGGCAGGGTGGTCGCAATCGGCAAATCGGTCGATCTGCCCGAAAATACGGTGGTCGTCGATGCTAGCGGAAAAACCGTTTATCCTTCCTTTATCGATGTCTATTCCGGTTTTGGGGTGGACAAGCCGGAAAAGGCCAAATCGAGCGGACGTTCGGCAGAGTTCGACGCCTCGCGGGAAGGATTCTACTGGAACGACCATATCATGCCCGAGAACGATGCCGTGGCCAAATTCGAATACGACGACCTGGTGGCCAAAACCCTTAGGGAAGCCGGTTTCGGAACTGTCAATTCCCATATTAAGGACGGTATCGCACGGGGCACCGGGGTGCTGGTTTCCCTGAACGGCGATGGAAACGATGGCGACCGCATTATCGACGACCGCTCCGCCCAGTATTTTTCCTTTGAAAAAAGTATCGCCAAAAAGCAATCCTATCCCACCTCCTTGATGGGGGCCATGGCCCTGTTGCGCCAAATGTATTATGACGCCGATTGGTACGCTGGGGGGCACATTGATTCCAAAGATCTCTCGCTTGAAGCCTTGAACACGAACAAAGACCTCGTTCAAATTTTCAAAGGCGGCGAGAAGGGCAATGTGATCCGGGCGGACGGGATCGGAGACCTTTTCGGAATACAATACGCCATCGTCGGTGGGGGCGATGAATATGAGCGGATCGACCAGGTCAAGGCGACCAACGCCAAACTGATCTTGCCCTTGAATTTTCCCGATGCCTACGATGTTTCCGACCCCTATGCCTCCGGATATGTCAATTTGGAGGATATGCGGCACTGGAACCAAGCCCCGGCCAATCCCAAAATAGTGGCGGACAACGGAATTTCTTTTTCGTTTACCCTACACGACTTGGATTCCCCAGCTGATTTTAAGGACAGGCTGATGAAAGCCATTGCATACGGACTCCCCGAAACCAAAGCCTTGGAGGCACTGACCACGGTACCCGCACAGATCCTTGGGAGAACGGAAGATATCGGATCCCTGAAAAAGGGCAGCTACGCCAACTTTTTGGTCACTTCAGGCCCTATTTTCGACAAGGAAACCATACTCTATGAAAACTGGGTGCAAGGTGCCAAGAACGTAATCAACGATATGACCTTAAAGGATATCCGAGGGGAATATGACCTGTCCCTTTCCGGCCAAAGCTTCAAACTTTCTATTAAGGGAGAAGCTGGTAGCCCCAAAGCGGAAGTCAAGCAGGATACCGCAAAATTGGAGTCCAAATTCAACTATACCGACAACTGGATGTCGCTATCCTTCACTACCATAGACGGGGATAAAAGTTACCGTTTAACGGGACTCGTCGATCCATCTTCCGATAATCTGAGCGGCAAGGCCGTGCTTCCCGATGGCGGCGAAACGGTTTTTTCTGCGGTCAAGACATCCGAATTCTCTAAAAAGGATACAAAGAAAGAAAAGGATGTCCCCGAAATGGTGGCGGTGACCTATCCCAATGTCGGCTATGGCTACGATGCCATCCCCAAGCCGGAGAACATCCTCTTTAAAAATGCCACGGTCTGGACGAGCGAGGATGCGGGCATCCTGGAAAACACAGACGTGCTGGTGAAGGACGGAAAAATTTCGAAAATTGGGCAGGACCTGCGTGCCGGCGGCGCCACGACCATCGATGCGACTGGTAAACATTTGACGGCCGGTATCATTGATGAGCACAGTCATATTGCGGCCTTGGCGATCAACGAGGCGGGACAGAACTCTTCCGCCGAGGTGAAGATGACCGACGTGGTCGATCCCGAGGACGTCGGAATCTATTATGCCCTGGCAGGCGGGGTCACATCCCTACAGCTCCTGCACGGATCGGCCAATCCCATTGGAGGGCGTTCGGCTATCCTAAAACTAAAGTGGGGCCGGAGCGCCGATGAAATGATCTATGACAATTCGCCCAAGTTCATCAAGTTCGCCCTGGGCGAGAACGTAAAACAGAGCAATTGGGACAGCCACAGCCGTTTTCCCCAGACCCGGATGGGCGTGGAGCAGGTGTTTATGAACTACTTTCAGCGGGCCAAGGAATACGAGGCCAAAAAGAAAAGTGGCGAGCCCTATCGTACCGATGAGGAAATGGAAACCTTGGTCGAAATACTCAACGGCGAGCGGTTTATCTCCTGCCACAGTTACGTACAGAGCGAAATCAACATGATGATGAAGGTCGCCGAACATTTTGGGTTTACGGTCAATACCTTTACCCATATTCTGGAGGGTTACAAAGTCGCCGACAAGATGGCAGAGCACGGGGTAGGGGCCGGTACCTTCAGCGACTGGTGGGCCTACAAGTACGAGGTGAACGATGCGATTCCCTATAACGCCGCCATCATGCACAATCAGGGGGTGACCGTGGCCATCAACAGTGATGACGCCGAAATGATCCGACGCTTGAACCAAGAGGCGGGCAAAATCATGAAATATGGAGGATTGACCGAGGAAGAGGTCTGGAAAATGGTGACCATCAATCCCGCTAAACTGCTTCATCTCGATGACCGTACCGGGAGCATCAAAGAAGGTAAGGATGCCGACCTGGTTTTGTGGAGCGATTATCCGCTGTCCGTTTACGCCAAGGCGGAAAGGACCATGATCGAAGGGGCTACCTATTTCGATATCGAAAAGGATAAACAGCAGCGGGAAGCCGTTAAGAAAGAGCGCAACCGACTCATAACTATGATGTTAAGTGAAAAGTCGGAGGGCAAGAAAACCCAGAAACCCAAGCAAAACAAGAAGGAAACCATGCACTGTGAGACTGGGGTCGAAGTACGAAGTATGAAATAAGAAATACGAGGGAGGAAAGACGAAATGACCAAAAGAAGAATGACGGAAAGACAAGATGACGGAAAGAGGAATGACGAAAGGATGAAAAGAATGTCAGGTGGAACCTCTCGACTTCAGTTTATGCTGAGCGCAGTCGAAGTACCCGAGACAGGCGCAGTCGAGATCTAGTTAGAACGGGCCGAGAAGTTCTCGATTCCCTACCAGACGGGTTTTTTGGGCTGGGCAGTCCGACTTTTTCGTTCAGGCGAACGCTAAATAATCCTTTTTAAATCCCCTAACCAGACAAACAACAAAAGCAGCATAAACATGAAAAATACGATTCAATATATAGGAGTAGCGCTGTTCTGCGCATTTTTCGGCACCGCACAACAGGCGCCAGCTCCCGCCCAGACCGGGACAGTGGTGATCGAAGGGGCGACCGCCCATTTGGGTAACGGGGAGGTCATCGAAAACTCCCTGATCATCTTCGAAGAGGGGAAGTTGAGTTTCGTGGGGCCTGCTACCACTAAAATAGCCAGAAAGGGAACCCAGATAAAGGGTGAGGGCAAGCATGTGTACCCAGGGTTTATCGCTCCGAGCACTTCATTGGGACTCATTGAGATCAATGCGGTACGGGCCACCGACGACCAAGACGAGCTGGGCGAGATGATTCCACATGTCCGGAGCCTGATTGCCTACAACGCGGAATCGAAGGTCGTAGAATCCATGCGTCCCAACGGCGTATTGCTCGGGCAAATAACGCCCATGGGCGGACGCATATCCGGCACATCCTCTATCGTGCAGTTCGATGCCTGGAACTGGGAAGACGCCGCAGTCAAGGTCGATGACGGAATTCATTTGCGATGGCCGAACACTTTTCGCCAAGGAAAATGGTGGCAAGGCGAGGAGCGGGGCTACCACCAGAACGAAGAATACCAGGAACAGGTAACGAAAGTCGAAGTGTTCCTGAAAAATGCCAGAGCGTACGGCGATGGGGCCGGGGAGGGTTTGAATCCCGCTTTCGCCGCCATGCAAGGCACGTTTGACGGCTCCCAAAAATTATACGTGTACGCCGATGGAGAAAAGGAAATCATCGATGCCATTACCCTAGCGAAAGATTCAGGCGTGAAAAATGTCGTTTTAGTCGGGGGGTACCACGCCTATAAGATTACCGATTTTTTAAAGGAAAACGATATTCCCGTACTCGTGCAGTTCACCCACAACCTGCCCGTTTTTGAGGATGAGGACTACGACCTGCCCTATAAGTTGCCCAAGCTTCTGGTCGATGCGGGACTTTTGGTCGGTCTGCAGAACGGGGAAGCCTCTAACTTCCAGACCAGGAACCTGGCCTTCTACGCAGGGCAACTCGTAGGACAAGGAATGGATAAGGAAAACGCGCTGAAATTGATCACCGGTAACTCGGCCACGATTTTAGGTATCGACGAGAATTATGGCACGTTGGCCCAAGGCAAGAGTGCGACCCTCTTTGTATCGGAAGGCGATGCGCTCGATATGCGGGGCAACCGGTTGACCCACGCCTTTATCGACGGCCGCGAAATTTCCCTGGAAACCCATCAGACCGAGCTTTGGAAGCGGTATTCGGAGAAGTATGAGACCGGGAAATAGGAGGCAGTTTTCAGTTGCAGTGGCAGTGTGCCGTTGGCACTTGGCAAAAAAAAGTAGGCAGTTTACGGGAAACAGTAAGCAGTGTTGAAGGTGAAGGTTGAGAGCGTTCAGTTTACATTGAGTAGTGGACCGTGCCTTTCTGAGCTCTCGCCAGGTCGTCGTCTACACTTGTATTTTCCTAGTATTGAACGATTCTTTCGTTGTTAGGTACAGGGGACAAACCAAAACGAACTTTCTGGAGGAAGT
Encoded here:
- a CDS encoding amidohydrolase — encoded protein: MKNTIQYIGVALFCAFFGTAQQAPAPAQTGTVVIEGATAHLGNGEVIENSLIIFEEGKLSFVGPATTKIARKGTQIKGEGKHVYPGFIAPSTSLGLIEINAVRATDDQDELGEMIPHVRSLIAYNAESKVVESMRPNGVLLGQITPMGGRISGTSSIVQFDAWNWEDAAVKVDDGIHLRWPNTFRQGKWWQGEERGYHQNEEYQEQVTKVEVFLKNARAYGDGAGEGLNPAFAAMQGTFDGSQKLYVYADGEKEIIDAITLAKDSGVKNVVLVGGYHAYKITDFLKENDIPVLVQFTHNLPVFEDEDYDLPYKLPKLLVDAGLLVGLQNGEASNFQTRNLAFYAGQLVGQGMDKENALKLITGNSATILGIDENYGTLAQGKSATLFVSEGDALDMRGNRLTHAFIDGREISLETHQTELWKRYSEKYETGK
- a CDS encoding amidohydrolase family protein, coding for MKLRLLVLALLGCVTFSSAQEYFPKNDAVKAENNNYTALTNAKIYVTPTEVVDGGTLLFRKGRVVAIGKSVDLPENTVVVDASGKTVYPSFIDVYSGFGVDKPEKAKSSGRSAEFDASREGFYWNDHIMPENDAVAKFEYDDLVAKTLREAGFGTVNSHIKDGIARGTGVLVSLNGDGNDGDRIIDDRSAQYFSFEKSIAKKQSYPTSLMGAMALLRQMYYDADWYAGGHIDSKDLSLEALNTNKDLVQIFKGGEKGNVIRADGIGDLFGIQYAIVGGGDEYERIDQVKATNAKLILPLNFPDAYDVSDPYASGYVNLEDMRHWNQAPANPKIVADNGISFSFTLHDLDSPADFKDRLMKAIAYGLPETKALEALTTVPAQILGRTEDIGSLKKGSYANFLVTSGPIFDKETILYENWVQGAKNVINDMTLKDIRGEYDLSLSGQSFKLSIKGEAGSPKAEVKQDTAKLESKFNYTDNWMSLSFTTIDGDKSYRLTGLVDPSSDNLSGKAVLPDGGETVFSAVKTSEFSKKDTKKEKDVPEMVAVTYPNVGYGYDAIPKPENILFKNATVWTSEDAGILENTDVLVKDGKISKIGQDLRAGGATTIDATGKHLTAGIIDEHSHIAALAINEAGQNSSAEVKMTDVVDPEDVGIYYALAGGVTSLQLLHGSANPIGGRSAILKLKWGRSADEMIYDNSPKFIKFALGENVKQSNWDSHSRFPQTRMGVEQVFMNYFQRAKEYEAKKKSGEPYRTDEEMETLVEILNGERFISCHSYVQSEINMMMKVAEHFGFTVNTFTHILEGYKVADKMAEHGVGAGTFSDWWAYKYEVNDAIPYNAAIMHNQGVTVAINSDDAEMIRRLNQEAGKIMKYGGLTEEEVWKMVTINPAKLLHLDDRTGSIKEGKDADLVLWSDYPLSVYAKAERTMIEGATYFDIEKDKQQREAVKKERNRLITMMLSEKSEGKKTQKPKQNKKETMHCETGVEVRSMK
- a CDS encoding DUF3810 domain-containing protein, with protein sequence MIQSAKNVSLIALNDRLRNGIALGLLPQLLFVFWLSGRPDLVETYYSNGVYPVVSRFFRILFGWIPFSVGEILYTLLIALALGYLFGNRTRIKNRPLSFLRNLVLVFSVFYFTFHLGWALNYHRMPLADRLGIRDSVTPDEVIDLTQRLITKTNRLQFEITGDSAQRVDMPFDRDAILDQTVAGYGRVQGELPFLAYPNPSLKKATLGALASYMGIGGYFNPFTNEAQVNGRTPLFRLPVVTAHEIGHQVGYAKENETNFIGYLVTMKNEDVHFQYSASAYALSHCLSAVRRTDAQKFEKLFAKVNVGVQENYKELYEFNLKYANPFEPVFKSVFSTFLKANRQKDGIKSYSKIVELMVGYHEKFPIFILDENDSYK